The Malus domestica chromosome 10, GDT2T_hap1 genome contains a region encoding:
- the LOC103446176 gene encoding BES1/BZR1 homolog protein 2-like, whose product MAGTSGIGSGRSESEKEKTKMRERQRRAITTKIFHGLRKHGGYRLSPRGDINEVLRHLATEAGWLVEPDGTTYRPPNAPNCCPTCGTPKATTPVATATPTPSSSVVIGGGDCSTTTSPSRFPAFNTTTNTSSMSIYSPLYRYEGGHPQPQLQEARASNNTTPVASPPHHRP is encoded by the exons atggCGGGAACGAGTGGGATTGGGAGTGGGAGGAGCGAGAGCGAGAAAGAGAAGACCAAGATGAGGGAGAGGCAGAGGAGGGCCATCACCACCAAAATCTTCCACGGTTTGCGCAAGCACGGCGGCTACCGCCTCTCTCCCCGCGGCGACATCAACGAGGTGCTCCGGCATCTCGCCACAGAGGCAGGCTGGCTCGTTGAACCCGACGGCACTACCTACCGCCCACCCAAC GCTCCCAATTGCTGCCCGACTTGTGGAACCCCCAAAGCGACCACTCCAGTGGCAACAGCGACACCAACCCCAAGCAGTAGTGTGGTGATTGGAGGTGGTGATTGTTCAACCACAACATCTCCAAGTCGATTCCCCGCCTtcaacaccaccaccaacacCAGCAGTATGAGCATCTACTCGCCATTGTACAGGTATGAAGGCGGGCACCCGCAACCGCAACTGCAGGAAGCCAGGGCCTCTAACAATACCACTCCGGTTGCTTCGCCTCCGCATCACCGCCCTTAG
- the LOC103446123 gene encoding DNA-damage-repair/toleration protein 111-like: MLGGLYGDLPPPSSAEEEKPSNSTVWSSSTKMAPQTLRKPSSIFAPPQTILKPQSKPKSSNAVQPKITASPAVALSPAVIYDEVERPELVGVTSTVLEEYDPARPNDYEEYRRERKKKAMEAEMRRELDRRRQEEEERERKEREEREREKERDLGESRNISGEEAWRRRAAMSGAATPVVPRSPSPPSNADGFIIGKSDSGGLGLGAGGQMTAAQRMMAKMGWKQGQGLGKQEQGITTPLMAKKTDRRAGVIVNASETKPEKKAKSVSLNGPPTRVLLLRNMVGPGEVDDELEDEVASECAKYGTVTRVLIFEITEPNFPVDEAVRIFIQFERSEETTKALVDLDGRYFGGRVVRASFYDEERFGNNELAPMPGEIPGFT; this comes from the exons ATGCTAGGTGGTTTGTATGGAGACCTTCCTCCGCCCTCTTCCGCGGAGGAAGAGAAGCCCAGCAACAGCACGGTGTGGTCGAGCAGCACCAAAATGGCGCCGCAGACGCTCCGGAAGCCGTCGTCGATTTTTGCCCCGCCGCAGACGATTCTGAAGCCACAGAGCAAGCCTAAATCGTCGAATGCGGTGCAACCGAAAATTACAGCGTCACCGGCGGTTGCACTGTCGCCGGCGGTGATATACGATGAGGTGGAGCGACCTGAGCTGGTTGGGGTGACGTCGACGGTGCTGGAGGAGTATGATCCGGCGAGGCCGAATGACTATGAGGAGTACAGGAGGGAGCGGAAGAAGAAGGCAATGGAGGCCGAGATGAGGCGGGAACTAGATAGGAGGCggcaggaggaggaggaaagggagaggaaagagagggaggagagagaaagagagaaggagagggatTTGGGAGAATCAAGGAACATTTCAGGTGAGGAAGCCTGGAGGAGGCGTGCGGCGATGAGCGGGGCAGCAACGCCGGTAGTTCCGAGGTCCCCGTCCCCGCCCAGTAATGCAGATGGTTTTATCATTGGGAAGTCTGATAGTGGTGGGTTGGGGCTCGGGGCTGGCGGCCAAATGACCGCAGCACAAAGAATGATGGCGAAGATGGGGTGGAAGCAGGGTCAAGGGCTTGGTAAGCAGGAGCAGGGGATTACTACTCCCTTGATGGCCAAGAAAACGGATAGGCGAGCCGGGGTGATTGTGAATGCTAGTGAAACAAAGCCGGAGAAGAAGGCGAAGAGTGTCAGCCTTAACGGGCCACCCACGAGGGTTTTGCTGCTTAGAAACATG GTGGGCCCTGGAGAGGTGGATGATGAATTGGAAGATGAAGTAGCATCAGAGTGTGCAAAATATGGGACAGTGACGCGGGTGCTTATATTTGAGATAACAGAACCAAATTTCCCGGTGGATGAGGCGGTGAGAATCTTCATTCAGTTTGAGAGGTCTGAGGAAACGACTAAAGCATTGGTTGACCTTGACGGCCGGTACTTTGGAGGCAGAGTGGTGCGTGCCTCGTTCTATGATGAGGAGAGGTTCGGTAACAACGAGTTAGCTCCAATGCCAGGAGAAATCCCAGGTTTTACTTGA